In Desulfopila inferna, a single window of DNA contains:
- a CDS encoding glycine/sarcosine/betaine reductase selenoprotein B family protein encodes MTRLSSYSEEERSHLLGLPCPKFDSTPFAAPPPLEQMKIALVSTAGLHRRDDRPFGLGEADYRLISSDTPAKDLVMSHVSTNFDRTGFQMDINMVFPLDRLRELVDEGFIGAVAGYHYSFMGATEPEKMENAVRNLAKIMKKDGVNAVLLVPV; translated from the coding sequence ATGACACGTTTGAGCAGCTATTCTGAAGAAGAGCGATCCCATCTATTGGGTCTGCCCTGTCCGAAATTTGATTCAACTCCATTTGCAGCACCACCTCCGCTAGAGCAAATGAAAATCGCACTGGTCTCTACCGCCGGGCTCCACCGGCGTGACGACCGGCCTTTTGGCCTTGGAGAAGCTGATTACCGCTTGATTTCCTCTGATACACCGGCGAAAGACCTGGTCATGAGCCATGTTTCGACCAATTTTGACCGTACCGGTTTCCAGATGGACATAAACATGGTCTTCCCCCTGGACAGACTGAGGGAACTGGTTGATGAGGGATTCATTGGCGCAGTCGCCGGGTATCATTATTCCTTCATGGGAGCGACAGAACCCGAAAAAATGGAAAACGCCGTCAGGAATCTGGCAAAGATCATGAAAAAAGATGGCGTCAATGCTGTTCTCCTGGTTCCCGTCTGA
- the gap gene encoding type I glyceraldehyde-3-phosphate dehydrogenase, whose product MSKVAINGLGRIGRATLKIILDTPELELVALNDLLPPDNLAYLLKYDSVYGRFEKAVEAGEGKIVIAEKEYPIYNEKDPVQLPWKKLEVDLVFECTGIFRKKEGMEKHLQAGAKRVILSAPEKTGEVESVVHGVNTPEGNPSLISCASCTTNCIAPVVEIIGRRIGIRKATMTTIHAYTSSQTIVDGPRTKWRRGRAGAINFVPTSTGAAKATVKSLPQYSGKFDGVAVRGPVPVGSIADLVFVTKRDTTPEEINAIFREEAQSERYRGILGVAEDPLVSSDIIRDSRASIFDSTMTQVVDGDLLKVMSWYDNEWGYSSQMVREAVRMTQSGY is encoded by the coding sequence ATGTCTAAAGTCGCCATTAATGGATTAGGAAGAATCGGCAGAGCCACTCTGAAAATCATCCTGGATACCCCGGAACTTGAACTGGTTGCCCTGAACGACCTGCTTCCCCCGGACAATCTCGCTTATCTGCTCAAATACGATTCGGTCTACGGCCGTTTCGAGAAAGCGGTGGAGGCCGGAGAGGGAAAGATTGTCATCGCGGAAAAGGAATATCCCATCTATAACGAAAAAGATCCCGTTCAGCTCCCCTGGAAGAAACTTGAAGTAGACCTCGTTTTCGAATGTACCGGCATATTCCGGAAAAAGGAGGGCATGGAAAAGCACCTGCAAGCCGGAGCAAAACGGGTAATCCTCTCAGCCCCGGAAAAAACAGGTGAAGTGGAATCTGTGGTCCACGGCGTCAACACGCCGGAGGGCAACCCTTCGCTGATTTCATGTGCAAGCTGCACTACCAACTGCATTGCCCCGGTCGTAGAAATTATCGGGAGAAGGATCGGCATCCGGAAAGCGACGATGACCACCATCCATGCCTATACCTCCAGCCAGACAATAGTAGACGGGCCAAGAACGAAATGGAGGCGAGGCAGGGCAGGGGCTATCAATTTCGTACCGACCTCTACCGGAGCAGCCAAGGCGACGGTAAAATCCCTGCCCCAGTACAGCGGCAAATTTGACGGTGTCGCCGTACGGGGGCCGGTTCCCGTCGGTTCAATTGCCGATCTCGTCTTTGTCACCAAACGTGATACCACTCCGGAGGAAATCAACGCCATATTCAGGGAAGAAGCCCAAAGTGAACGTTACCGGGGAATTCTCGGGGTAGCCGAAGATCCCCTAGTCTCCTCCGATATTATTAGAGACTCGCGCGCCTCCATCTTCGATTCAACTATGACCCAGGTAGTAGACGGTGATTTACTGAAGGTCATGAGCTGGTATGACAATGAGTGGGGGTACAGCTCCCAGATGGTACGGGAAGCCGTGAGAATGACTCAATCGGGATATTAG
- a CDS encoding AI-2E family transporter — protein sequence MIRDWFRRHFSDPQVVILAGLLLSGLVAFLFAGQHLAPVIASVIIAYLLEGIVQFLRRLGVPRMLAVLIVFSVFFLALLALLLGLLPLLMRQATQLLQEVPAMLSEGQRLILTLPEHYPSIFSEAEIETILNQIRREAGGFTDTMLRQTLSSVIGVITLVVYIVLMPLLVFFFLKDKEVILVWARHHLPRERGLAARVWQEADAQLGNFIRGKFWEILLVWVASYVTFVFMGLNFAVLLGFLVGISVLVPYVGAAIMTFPVAMVAYFQFGWGGDLAWIIVAYGIIQILDGNVLVPILFSEVVNLHPIAIIVAVLFFGGIWGFWGVFFAIPLAILFQAVLKAWPRRNDIEVIEAHSGHEEN from the coding sequence ATGATCAGAGACTGGTTTCGGCGTCATTTTTCCGACCCCCAGGTTGTAATCCTTGCGGGACTCCTGCTCTCCGGGCTTGTTGCCTTCCTTTTTGCCGGTCAGCACCTGGCGCCGGTTATCGCCAGTGTAATAATCGCTTACCTGCTGGAGGGTATCGTCCAGTTCCTGCGTCGGCTCGGAGTACCACGGATGCTGGCGGTACTTATTGTCTTTTCCGTCTTTTTTCTGGCTCTTTTGGCCCTGTTGCTGGGGCTTCTTCCTCTTCTCATGCGCCAGGCTACTCAACTGCTACAGGAGGTGCCGGCGATGCTCAGTGAAGGGCAGCGCCTCATCCTGACCCTTCCGGAGCATTATCCATCAATCTTCAGTGAGGCGGAAATAGAAACCATACTGAACCAGATCAGGCGGGAAGCCGGCGGCTTTACCGATACCATGCTGCGCCAGACGCTGTCTTCGGTTATCGGAGTCATCACTCTGGTGGTGTATATCGTGCTGATGCCCCTGCTGGTCTTTTTCTTTCTCAAGGACAAAGAAGTGATCCTGGTCTGGGCGCGTCATCACCTGCCCCGGGAGCGCGGCCTTGCCGCCCGTGTCTGGCAGGAGGCCGACGCCCAGCTGGGCAACTTCATTCGCGGCAAGTTCTGGGAAATCCTGCTGGTCTGGGTGGCCTCTTACGTCACCTTCGTGTTCATGGGGCTAAACTTTGCGGTGCTGCTGGGATTTCTTGTAGGAATATCTGTCTTGGTGCCGTATGTCGGTGCCGCGATCATGACCTTCCCGGTGGCCATGGTTGCCTATTTTCAGTTCGGCTGGGGAGGAGACCTGGCCTGGATCATTGTCGCCTACGGCATCATCCAGATTCTCGACGGTAACGTCCTGGTGCCGATCCTGTTTTCCGAAGTTGTCAACCTGCACCCGATTGCGATCATTGTCGCGGTCCTGTTCTTTGGCGGCATCTGGGGATTCTGGGGGGTATTCTTTGCCATCCCCCTGGCCATTCTTTTCCAGGCGGTGTTGAAGGCCTGGCCGAGACGAAACGATATCGAAGTTATTGAAGCTCATTCGGGGCATGAAGAAAACTGA
- the kaiC gene encoding circadian clock protein KaiC: MTNDLPKSSSGSTGLDAVLKGGFPKERTTLLQGGTGTGKTILGLQFLISGAKNGEPGILVSFEERADAIKQNARALGWDLDQLEKEGKLIILDALPDPTAVYSGGFDFSGLFALLEGAVRTLNAKRIVIDAIDILLHLLNDPSRERNQIYQLHDWLGDHNHTAIITAKLSNGIPDYPFLEFLTDCVISLIPLNDDRQRLLSVVKYRGSNFSSGTHPYTIAEDGLILIPQAETALHYEKVGQHISTGLPVLDSMLGGGYRRGSSIALAGASGTGKTTLACMFAAAASARSERVLYVNFEESADNMVSLMSSSGLDLEPALKSNHLKITAFMPEAAGSEEHLHYNIKAIDEHQPQHLIIDAISACRRMGSQKAGFSYLLRILNYCRQRGITTLLTNQITGFQQAHEIYGIGFSSIIDSMIFLDYVQVGGEVNRTLMVLKARGSGHSNQYREFTITTDGIHFEDIYTGKGGMLTGVARLEEEYREELEARKRERSITAKQQQIKRLRADLQLDISASESEIEEVAVELNAIETEIAISEEARKKRKMLRTGRDEKNLDQNRALTDSHPGEEE; encoded by the coding sequence ATGACGAACGATTTACCAAAATCATCTTCAGGCTCAACCGGTCTGGATGCGGTTCTCAAGGGCGGATTTCCAAAGGAGCGCACCACACTTCTCCAAGGTGGTACCGGAACCGGCAAGACCATCCTCGGTCTCCAATTCCTGATATCAGGGGCAAAAAACGGGGAACCTGGAATTTTGGTATCATTTGAAGAACGGGCCGACGCTATCAAACAGAATGCCCGGGCGCTTGGTTGGGATCTGGATCAACTTGAAAAAGAGGGAAAGCTCATCATCCTTGATGCCCTGCCCGATCCCACGGCCGTCTACTCGGGAGGCTTTGACTTTTCAGGCCTTTTCGCTCTGCTCGAAGGAGCTGTCAGGACACTGAACGCCAAACGCATCGTTATCGATGCCATTGATATCCTGCTGCATCTGCTCAATGATCCCTCACGGGAGCGTAACCAGATTTACCAACTGCACGACTGGCTTGGCGATCACAACCATACCGCGATTATTACCGCCAAACTTTCAAACGGCATTCCGGATTATCCGTTTTTGGAGTTCCTGACGGATTGCGTGATCAGCCTTATTCCCCTCAATGACGATCGCCAGCGTTTATTGAGTGTAGTAAAATATCGAGGTTCGAATTTCAGCAGCGGCACGCACCCTTATACAATAGCCGAAGATGGTCTTATTCTCATTCCACAGGCGGAAACTGCATTGCATTATGAGAAAGTCGGCCAACATATCTCCACCGGCTTGCCGGTGTTGGATTCAATGCTGGGAGGAGGCTACCGCAGGGGATCTTCCATAGCCCTTGCCGGAGCCAGCGGTACAGGCAAAACCACCTTGGCATGCATGTTCGCGGCGGCGGCCAGTGCCAGAAGTGAACGGGTTCTCTATGTCAATTTCGAAGAATCGGCCGACAACATGGTTTCCCTGATGAGCAGCTCGGGCCTCGACCTGGAGCCCGCCCTGAAAAGCAATCATCTTAAAATCACAGCTTTTATGCCGGAAGCCGCCGGTTCTGAGGAACATCTGCATTATAACATAAAGGCGATCGATGAACACCAGCCCCAGCATCTGATAATCGATGCCATTTCAGCATGCCGGCGCATGGGTTCGCAAAAGGCGGGCTTTTCCTATCTGCTGCGCATTCTCAATTACTGCCGCCAAAGAGGAATAACCACTCTTCTCACCAACCAGATCACCGGTTTCCAGCAAGCCCATGAAATTTACGGCATAGGTTTTTCTTCGATTATCGATTCTATGATTTTTCTCGATTATGTCCAGGTGGGCGGGGAAGTAAATCGAACATTGATGGTCCTTAAAGCCCGGGGCTCGGGACATTCCAATCAATATCGCGAATTCACCATAACGACAGACGGCATTCATTTTGAAGATATCTATACTGGAAAGGGTGGAATGCTGACCGGTGTTGCCCGGCTGGAAGAGGAATATCGCGAAGAGCTTGAAGCCCGGAAGCGCGAGCGGTCCATAACAGCCAAGCAACAGCAAATTAAGCGGTTGCGCGCTGACCTTCAATTGGATATTTCCGCATCCGAATCTGAGATAGAGGAAGTGGCTGTCGAACTGAATGCTATCGAAACCGAGATTGCGATCTCTGAGGAAGCGAGAAAGAAACGTAAAATGTTACGAACAGGCAGGGATGAAAAGAACCTGGATCAAAACCGCGCGCTGACCGACAGTCACCCCGGAGAGGAGGAATAA
- a CDS encoding circadian clock KaiB family protein, protein MASPQEIPNCIHLTLYVAGDEPNSHLALNNLKEICSGKMQEHCEIEVVDVYKDFAKALQERIVVTPTLIVMTENPKAKSVFYGSLHDRDIVLKYLNAGMKNNG, encoded by the coding sequence ATGGCTTCTCCGCAGGAAATTCCCAACTGTATTCACCTGACACTTTATGTGGCCGGAGACGAACCAAACTCCCATCTGGCTCTCAATAATCTCAAGGAAATTTGTTCCGGCAAAATGCAGGAACACTGTGAAATAGAGGTTGTTGATGTTTACAAAGATTTTGCAAAAGCACTGCAGGAACGAATTGTCGTAACCCCCACACTCATCGTGATGACCGAAAATCCCAAGGCAAAATCCGTTTTTTACGGAAGCCTGCACGACCGCGATATTGTTCTGAAATACCTTAACGCCGGGATGAAAAACAATGGATGA
- a CDS encoding sensor histidine kinase: MDERKPTYEELQRQLAEANSLVEALRNHEIDAIIGEKSVAVVRLREVEEQLEHARKIAEERARELEFFSYSVSHDLRAPLRAIAGFSTILSEKHADRLDASALAYLNRIVAGVEKMSALIEDILTLSKVSRHELSKKEIRLDHLAWEIVTEIQREEPQRKVEIVIAENMRVSADLNLFSIALTNLIRNAWKFTSKTPDPQIEIGGTIDTGENVFFIRDNGAGFDMKHGERLFMAFQRLHSEADFPGIGIGLAVVKRVIAKPGGRVWAYSEPGIGSTFYFTI; the protein is encoded by the coding sequence ATGGATGAGCGAAAACCTACCTATGAAGAGTTGCAGCGGCAGCTTGCCGAAGCGAATTCACTCGTAGAAGCTTTGCGTAATCATGAGATAGATGCAATTATCGGCGAGAAAAGTGTTGCGGTAGTCCGTCTGCGGGAGGTGGAAGAACAGCTTGAGCATGCCCGTAAAATTGCCGAGGAAAGGGCCAGGGAACTGGAGTTCTTTTCCTATTCGGTTTCCCATGACCTGCGGGCTCCCCTTCGCGCCATTGCTGGATTTTCTACCATACTCTCGGAAAAGCATGCAGACCGGCTAGACGCTTCCGCCCTTGCCTATCTCAATCGTATTGTTGCCGGAGTAGAAAAGATGTCGGCACTCATCGAAGATATTCTGACGTTGTCAAAAGTGTCCCGGCACGAATTATCCAAGAAGGAAATCCGCCTTGACCATCTGGCCTGGGAGATCGTAACGGAGATCCAGCGGGAAGAGCCACAGAGAAAAGTTGAGATTGTGATCGCTGAAAATATGCGGGTTAGCGCCGACCTGAATCTCTTCAGCATAGCGCTTACCAACCTTATCAGAAATGCCTGGAAGTTTACTTCGAAAACACCTGATCCCCAGATCGAAATAGGCGGAACTATCGATACTGGAGAGAATGTTTTCTTCATACGCGATAATGGCGCGGGTTTTGACATGAAGCACGGGGAAAGGCTTTTCATGGCATTTCAACGGCTGCACTCCGAAGCCGATTTCCCGGGAATAGGCATCGGACTCGCAGTAGTAAAACGTGTTATCGCCAAACCCGGAGGCAGAGTCTGGGCATACAGCGAACCCGGCATTGGCTCCACATTTTATTTTACGATCTGA
- a CDS encoding DUF5320 domain-containing protein: protein MPNFNGTGPQGQGPTGRRLGNCNANAQPGNLEDNSPFTNAGQRMAGTFGRGQGRGRGLVNGFGQGGQRRNGRR from the coding sequence ATGCCGAATTTCAATGGAACAGGACCACAGGGACAGGGACCGACCGGCAGGAGATTGGGAAACTGCAATGCCAATGCACAGCCAGGAAACCTCGAGGATAATTCTCCATTTACCAATGCGGGTCAACGGATGGCAGGGACTTTCGGCCGTGGGCAAGGTCGCGGCCGCGGTCTAGTCAATGGTTTCGGCCAGGGAGGCCAAAGGAGAAATGGCCGAAGATAA
- a CDS encoding PadR family transcriptional regulator, with product MRQQGKGRGRGRGRRRRIMGFLQPCILVQLCRLDCHGYELLKGLEAFIDNAQEYDPSVLYRLMRDMEENNYVRSYEGAESRGPKRKMYSITTEGKRILELWVEDLQRTGREIDNLVHIYQENKALPD from the coding sequence ATGAGACAACAGGGAAAAGGTCGGGGGAGAGGAAGAGGCAGGAGAAGACGAATAATGGGCTTTTTGCAGCCGTGTATTCTTGTGCAGCTGTGTCGGCTGGATTGTCATGGCTATGAGCTTCTCAAGGGATTGGAGGCCTTTATCGATAATGCCCAAGAATATGACCCGAGTGTCCTTTATCGGCTTATGCGGGACATGGAGGAAAATAACTATGTCAGATCATATGAAGGTGCCGAGAGTCGCGGCCCCAAGCGTAAAATGTACAGCATCACCACGGAGGGAAAAAGGATACTGGAACTCTGGGTTGAAGATTTACAGCGAACCGGCAGGGAAATAGACAATCTCGTACATATTTATCAGGAAAATAAGGCACTTCCTGATTGA
- a CDS encoding long-chain-fatty-acid--CoA ligase → MSSITPSDSKIWLNHYQKGVPRSLVYEELTMVDFLEQAASRYGERSALIFQGYTITYGELMDMVDRFATCLANFGIKKGDCVAILLPNVIPCVAAYFAILKIGGIVVMNNPLYTDRELEHQLNDSGAKILITLDLLANRMIDLRPKTDIRQIVVTSIGDYLPFPKNLLFPLVAKKKKLAAKVKSAEDVYRWKDLLARSKPSPPQPSLSLDDIAMYQYTGGTTGVSKGVMLSHGNLSKQAQQICSWFPRFNDPSGVMLGALPFFHVFGLSTSMNLCVLLGWSNILVPKPQPDQLMEAIVKFRPNFAMMVPTMFIGLLNHPKIDQVDMTCIEGCFSGSAPLPAEVIRDFEKKTAAVIVEGYGLTESCPVTHVNPLTRRKVGSIGVPIPDTDCRIVDLVDGITEVPQGELGELLVKGPQVMQGYWNNPAETAQTLRDGWLHTGDIAKMDEDGYFFIMDRKKDMIISGGFNIYPRDIEEVLFENPKIQEATAIGVPHPSRGEQVKVFVVLKEGYSATEEEIIAFCKERLAVYKLPTIVEFREDLPKTNVGKILKNKLRN, encoded by the coding sequence ATGAGCTCAATTACACCGTCTGATTCCAAAATCTGGTTGAACCATTACCAGAAAGGGGTTCCAAGATCGCTCGTGTATGAGGAACTGACAATGGTTGATTTCCTTGAGCAGGCCGCATCCCGCTATGGAGAGAGATCCGCACTTATCTTTCAGGGATACACCATTACCTATGGTGAACTGATGGACATGGTCGATCGTTTCGCCACCTGTCTGGCGAATTTCGGCATTAAAAAGGGTGATTGCGTCGCCATTCTGCTCCCTAATGTCATTCCCTGCGTCGCTGCCTATTTTGCAATACTGAAAATAGGCGGCATCGTGGTAATGAACAATCCACTCTATACCGATCGCGAGCTGGAGCACCAATTGAACGATTCAGGAGCAAAAATCCTGATCACTCTGGACCTGTTGGCAAACCGTATGATCGATCTGAGGCCAAAGACGGATATTCGTCAGATCGTCGTCACTTCCATCGGCGACTACCTGCCATTTCCAAAGAATCTGCTGTTTCCCCTGGTAGCCAAAAAGAAAAAACTGGCCGCCAAAGTGAAAAGCGCGGAGGATGTGTATCGCTGGAAGGATTTACTGGCCAGGAGCAAACCGTCACCACCTCAGCCGTCATTATCCCTTGATGATATTGCCATGTATCAATATACCGGCGGCACCACGGGAGTATCAAAGGGAGTGATGCTGAGCCATGGCAATCTCAGCAAGCAGGCCCAGCAGATTTGCTCATGGTTTCCACGTTTTAATGACCCATCGGGGGTAATGCTCGGCGCCCTGCCATTCTTTCATGTCTTTGGTTTGTCGACTTCAATGAATCTATGCGTGTTACTGGGGTGGTCTAATATTCTTGTTCCCAAACCTCAACCCGACCAGCTTATGGAGGCCATCGTCAAGTTTCGACCAAATTTCGCCATGATGGTCCCAACCATGTTTATCGGCCTGCTGAATCACCCCAAAATCGATCAGGTTGACATGACCTGCATCGAAGGCTGTTTCTCGGGCAGCGCTCCATTGCCGGCTGAAGTAATCCGGGATTTCGAAAAAAAGACCGCGGCAGTTATTGTCGAAGGATATGGCCTTACCGAATCGTGCCCCGTTACTCATGTCAATCCCCTCACTCGTCGGAAGGTCGGCAGTATCGGCGTACCTATCCCCGATACCGATTGCCGAATCGTCGATTTAGTAGATGGAATTACGGAAGTACCTCAGGGAGAATTAGGTGAGTTACTGGTTAAGGGACCTCAGGTGATGCAGGGCTACTGGAATAATCCTGCGGAAACCGCCCAGACTCTTCGCGATGGCTGGCTGCATACCGGCGATATCGCCAAGATGGACGAGGACGGCTATTTTTTCATCATGGACCGCAAAAAAGACATGATTATTTCCGGGGGTTTCAATATTTACCCTCGGGACATCGAAGAGGTGCTCTTCGAAAATCCCAAAATCCAGGAAGCTACAGCTATAGGGGTTCCCCATCCCTCCAGGGGAGAACAGGTTAAGGTCTTCGTAGTGCTGAAAGAAGGCTACTCAGCAACCGAAGAGGAGATCATTGCCTTTTGCAAAGAACGTTTGGCCGTCTATAAGCTGCCGACTATAGTTGAATTTCGTGAAGATCTGCCCAAAACCAATGTAGGAAAAATATTAAAAAATAAATTGCGCAACTAG
- a CDS encoding bifunctional acetyl-CoA hydrolase/transferase family protein/GNAT family N-acetyltransferase: MTLPKWQQELPGEKIVTTAEAVAAINNGCRVFLGTGCGEPQHLIHAMVANSAIQDVMIYQMFSHTLAQYVDDPAFSKRFSLKLFFISEPMRKAAFEGKIDYLPMYLSQIPQLFASRRIGLDVAMIQVSPPDHFGYCSLGVSVDITRSAVENSRLVIAQVNPGMPRTWGDSLVHVDNIDYFVPHEETLVNYDVELRDDHVTSRIGHFISQLIRDGDTLQVGFGMLPNAILRHLMEKKDLGIHTQLITDAMLPLFQQRVVTNRLKTLLPRRVVASLCMGSDKLYRFIDDNPFFDFRSSEFVSDPLVIARNDNLVSISSALEVDLTGQVCSDSLGYRFYSGIGDQVDFLRGAAMSKGGFSIVAMPSTAKNGEVSRIVSHLSEGAGVATTRGDVNFVVTEYGYAELQGKGIYQRVMELAQIAHPKFRAQLINEAKKHHYIFADQLPPLQEDLIYLQKYDWRFDLQDGRTIFIRPLYPADEFEYRNFFYSLKEETIYRRFFYKMRLFSHEIAQQQCAEVDYHDTMSLIGRVQNSGHSEVIAIGSYSRDQDGYAEVAFVVHDDYHGQGIASHMLGFLEQIARENHFIGFTATVMEDNQAMLNVFRRRYPHAELAVISSGEVHVIMPFDPPDARK, translated from the coding sequence ATGACATTGCCGAAATGGCAGCAGGAACTGCCTGGAGAAAAAATTGTCACCACCGCGGAGGCGGTAGCAGCTATAAACAACGGCTGCCGTGTCTTCCTGGGAACAGGCTGCGGCGAACCGCAGCACCTTATCCACGCCATGGTGGCGAATAGCGCTATCCAGGACGTCATGATCTACCAGATGTTCTCCCATACCCTGGCGCAATATGTAGATGATCCGGCCTTTTCGAAACGTTTTTCCCTGAAACTGTTTTTTATAAGCGAGCCCATGCGCAAGGCCGCTTTCGAAGGGAAAATAGATTATCTTCCCATGTATCTTTCCCAGATTCCCCAATTATTTGCCAGCCGCCGCATCGGTCTGGACGTGGCTATGATCCAGGTCAGTCCCCCCGATCATTTCGGCTACTGCAGCCTGGGGGTCTCCGTGGATATTACCCGTTCCGCCGTGGAGAATTCCCGGCTGGTGATCGCTCAGGTTAATCCGGGCATGCCCCGGACCTGGGGTGACAGTTTGGTGCATGTGGACAATATCGATTATTTTGTTCCGCATGAGGAAACGCTGGTAAATTATGATGTCGAATTACGCGACGACCACGTCACCAGCCGTATCGGCCACTTTATCTCCCAACTCATTCGCGACGGAGACACCCTGCAGGTAGGTTTCGGCATGCTTCCCAATGCCATTCTGCGCCACCTCATGGAAAAAAAAGACCTTGGTATTCATACCCAGCTCATTACCGACGCCATGCTGCCTCTTTTTCAACAAAGAGTCGTCACCAACAGGCTCAAGACCCTGCTGCCCCGCCGGGTAGTCGCCTCTCTCTGTATGGGCAGCGACAAATTGTACCGCTTCATTGACGACAACCCTTTCTTCGATTTCCGCTCCTCGGAATTCGTCAGCGATCCGCTGGTAATTGCCCGTAACGACAATCTTGTCTCGATAAGCTCAGCGCTGGAGGTCGATCTTACCGGCCAGGTCTGTTCGGACTCTCTGGGATATCGCTTTTACAGCGGTATCGGTGACCAGGTCGACTTCTTAAGAGGAGCGGCCATGTCTAAGGGTGGTTTCTCCATTGTGGCAATGCCTTCAACCGCGAAAAATGGAGAGGTTTCCCGAATTGTTTCTCATCTGTCGGAGGGAGCAGGAGTGGCCACAACCCGGGGCGATGTCAATTTTGTGGTTACCGAATACGGTTATGCCGAACTGCAGGGCAAGGGTATTTATCAGAGGGTCATGGAACTGGCCCAGATCGCCCATCCAAAATTTCGCGCTCAATTGATAAACGAGGCTAAAAAACATCACTATATCTTCGCCGATCAACTCCCTCCTCTGCAGGAGGATCTCATCTATCTGCAAAAGTACGACTGGCGCTTTGATTTGCAAGATGGCCGGACCATATTTATTCGCCCCCTTTATCCCGCTGACGAATTCGAATACCGAAATTTTTTTTACTCCCTTAAAGAGGAGACGATTTATCGCCGCTTTTTCTATAAAATGCGTCTTTTCTCACATGAAATTGCCCAACAGCAATGCGCCGAGGTGGATTATCACGATACCATGTCGCTCATCGGCAGGGTTCAGAACTCAGGCCACTCCGAGGTAATAGCCATTGGCTCTTATTCCCGGGACCAGGATGGTTACGCTGAAGTTGCCTTTGTCGTGCACGATGATTACCATGGCCAGGGAATAGCGAGCCATATGCTGGGGTTCCTGGAACAGATCGCCAGAGAAAACCACTTCATCGGCTTTACGGCCACGGTTATGGAGGATAATCAGGCGATGCTCAATGTCTTCCGGAGGCGCTATCCTCATGCTGAACTGGCGGTTATTTCCAGCGGCGAGGTCCATGTGATTATGCCCTTCGATCCTCCCGATGCCAGGAAATAA
- a CDS encoding YkgJ family cysteine cluster protein — MLPPPEKQLLHEYRKLVADIELEITRICEALPKNILQCRKGCFGCCIEFSVFPLEAAVLVSRMKGPVIDTITPPQRCVFLQQDCCSTYEARPILCRTQGIPIGYLKDEESSIEVSACPVNFQDNFRFSEEEILFMDRFNYRLAELNQRYCETAGLDSHQRIILSDLLREIRKKRQQ, encoded by the coding sequence ATGCTACCGCCGCCTGAAAAGCAGCTTCTGCACGAATACCGCAAACTGGTAGCGGACATCGAGCTTGAAATAACGCGGATCTGCGAGGCTCTACCGAAAAATATTCTTCAATGCCGGAAGGGCTGTTTTGGATGTTGTATCGAGTTCAGCGTCTTTCCGCTGGAGGCTGCCGTCCTGGTCAGTCGCATGAAGGGTCCTGTCATTGATACTATCACCCCCCCGCAGCGCTGTGTTTTTCTGCAGCAGGATTGCTGTTCAACCTATGAGGCGCGCCCCATACTCTGCCGCACCCAAGGTATCCCGATCGGTTATCTGAAGGACGAGGAGAGTTCCATTGAAGTTTCGGCCTGTCCTGTAAATTTTCAGGATAATTTCCGCTTTTCCGAGGAGGAAATCTTGTTTATGGACCGTTTCAATTATCGTCTGGCGGAACTTAACCAGCGTTATTGCGAAACAGCCGGACTTGATTCGCATCAACGAATCATACTGTCTGATCTTCTCAGAGAGATCAGAAAAAAGCGGCAACAGTAA